Proteins from one Candida orthopsilosis Co 90-125, chromosome 2 draft sequence genomic window:
- a CDS encoding Fgr12 protein lacking a homolog in S. cerevisiae, with translation MDFGYESNHFSNAIELEDTKDESHTHDVENLHFNGDNANCFSVEPHSNINFNSAEWEYLQIAQQSLQHQTSHNSGLEISFSISNHTLQSLRPTFSTEYDTDNTDLLGMFDSQNPSNLNLPTNQNYLSSDSLLNSSTNAYKANQEFTFEHHLDSTYWEYLLEKENMLHDGDDISNVNTSGKSNVEYNEDDKADEGPRNRGIQSAFCSTCTIEDEDLAGSSIHYNQNKNIMQYNSNDEVEDHCRDEDCVWDERLSYEGQSRAEDANFFGDPITLQLSVAPSRTSPQPVQPRRNGDKYITAPIYEWPDDETTGSTKYHNKMKVRLSTLEPKCVSDAVLKTVRDEFVIQDSFLNGESPPSPQVPESIKKRSDRDVEWTPLSVYKAYTNIKSPTNGKESYNRLVPYSSCIGTLNYRPKDHAAWKRAPNRR, from the coding sequence atGGATTTTGGTTATGAGAGCAACCACTTCTCTAATGCTATTGAGCTAGAAGATACCAAAGATGAAAGTCACACCCATGATGTGGAGAATTTACATTTCAACGGTGATAATGCTAACTGTTTTTCGGTAGAACCGCACTCAaacatcaacttcaattcTGCGGAATGGGAATACTTGCAAATTGCCCAGCAGTCtcttcaacaccaaacaTCTCATAACAGTGGACttgaaatttcattttcaatatcaaaccaTACTTTGCAACTGTTGAGGCcgactttttcaactgaaTATGACACTGATAACACGGATCTTCTTGGTATGTTTGATAGCCAGAACCCCAGCAACTTAAACCTTCCAACAAACCAAAACTACCTTTCAAGTGATAGTCTTTTAAACCTGTCAACCAACGCGTATAAAGCGAATCAGGAATTTACTTTCGAGCACCACTTGGACTCCACTTATTGGGAATATTTGTTGGAGAAGGAGAACATGTTACACGATGGAGATGACATTTCAAATGTAAACACTTCTGGCAAAAGTAATGTTGAATATAATGAGGATGACAAAGCTGATGAGGGTCCGAGGAATAGAGGCATCCAGTCTGccttttgttcaacttgCACTATTgaggatgaagatttgGCAGGTAGTTCAATCCATtataatcaaaataaaaatatcATGCAATACAATTCCAATGATGAAGTAGAGGACCATTGTCGTGATGAAGACTGTGTGTGGGATGAACGACTATCATACGAAGGTCAATCTCGAGCCGAGGATGCGAACTTTTTTGGCGATCCTATAACATTACAACTCCTGGTAGCTCCGTCCCGAACATCACCACAGCCAGTGCAACCGAGGCGAAACGGTGATAAGTATATAACGGCTCCTATTTATGAATGGCCTGATGATGAAACGACTGGATCTACAAAGTATCATAATAAAATGAAGGTACGATTGTCAACTTTGGAGCCGAAATGTGTGAGTGACGCAGTTTTGAAAACCGTAAGGGACGAATTTGTAATTCAAGATTCGTTTTTGAACGGAGAATCCCCTCCAAGTCCGCAAGTCCCAGAGCTGATTAAAAAAAGGTCTGATCGGGATGTAGAGTGGACACCATTGTCTGTGTACAAAGCATATACGAATATCAAATCGCcaacaaatggaaaagaGTCTTATAACAGATTGGTTCCTTACTCGTCTTGTATAGGCACATTAAACTATAGGCCGAAGGATCACGCTGCGTGGAAGAGAGCACCTAACAGGCGTTAA